The Listeria sp. PSOL-1 genome includes a region encoding these proteins:
- the accB gene encoding acetyl-CoA carboxylase biotin carboxyl carrier protein, with product MLSLDDIKQLIELIDESQVDEFELETKETKIRLKKNNGTIEALPPASVSQAPVIAKPSEQVVEAPEVKEEIDALEVITSPMVGTFYASKSPEDGPFVHAGSSVSKETVVCIVEAMKLFNEITADIEGEIAEVLVTNGELVEFGQPLFKVKKK from the coding sequence ATGCTATCATTAGACGATATTAAACAGCTAATCGAGCTGATTGACGAGTCTCAAGTAGATGAATTTGAGCTAGAAACAAAAGAAACAAAAATTCGCTTAAAGAAAAATAATGGTACGATAGAAGCTTTACCACCTGCAAGTGTGAGTCAGGCACCAGTTATTGCAAAACCAAGTGAACAAGTGGTAGAAGCACCGGAAGTAAAAGAAGAAATAGATGCACTAGAGGTTATCACTTCGCCAATGGTTGGAACATTTTATGCTTCAAAATCACCAGAAGATGGCCCATTCGTCCATGCTGGTTCAAGCGTTTCTAAAGAGACCGTTGTCTGCATTGTTGAGGCAATGAAGTTATTTAACGAAATTACAGCAGACATAGAAGGTGAAATTGCTGAAGTTCTAGTAACAAATGGAGAATTAGTTGAATTTGGGCAACCCCTATTTAAAGTGAAGAAAAAGTAA
- a CDS encoding DUF1385 domain-containing protein, translated as MFGGKKQTVTAIRKKDGSLAFFYLEKNTPAWSTKLKKIPFIRGIVALVESSAIGAKHLSFATENYDQDPLNPEKKEEKESKLVMWLGVALIGVLSFIFAKFALTLAPVFLAQLFRFIVPSDVGQVILESFFKLILLLTYLFIISQTPLIKRVFEYHGSEHKVINCYEKELPLTIQNVQKQSRLHYRCGSSFILFTVVIGMFIYFLVPTDPFWLRILDRILLIPVVLGVAFEVLQLTNKCRDLPILRFLGYPGLWLQLLTTKEPDDSQVEVAIASFNELLHTEQAPLKNEPENLELLE; from the coding sequence ATGTTTGGCGGCAAAAAGCAAACTGTAACCGCGATTAGAAAAAAAGATGGTTCACTCGCTTTTTTTTATTTAGAAAAAAACACACCCGCTTGGTCTACTAAACTCAAAAAAATCCCCTTTATACGAGGAATTGTCGCTTTGGTCGAGTCCAGTGCTATCGGCGCTAAACACCTTAGCTTTGCAACTGAAAATTATGATCAAGACCCTTTAAATCCAGAAAAAAAGGAAGAGAAGGAATCCAAGCTTGTTATGTGGTTAGGTGTCGCTCTCATTGGGGTCCTTTCGTTTATTTTTGCTAAATTTGCGCTGACACTTGCTCCCGTTTTTTTAGCACAACTCTTTAGATTTATTGTTCCAAGTGATGTAGGACAAGTTATTTTAGAAAGTTTTTTCAAGCTTATTTTATTGCTTACTTATCTTTTTATTATTTCACAAACACCACTTATCAAGCGTGTTTTTGAGTATCACGGCTCTGAGCATAAAGTGATTAATTGCTATGAAAAAGAATTACCACTTACGATTCAAAACGTCCAAAAACAATCACGACTACATTACCGCTGTGGTAGTAGCTTTATTTTATTCACCGTCGTTATCGGTATGTTCATTTATTTTTTAGTTCCGACTGATCCATTTTGGCTAAGAATTCTTGATCGTATCTTACTTATTCCGGTTGTGCTTGGTGTAGCTTTTGAAGTACTTCAACTGACAAATAAATGTCGTGATCTCCCCATTCTACGCTTTTTAGGCTATCCTGGACTTTGGCTTCAGCTCTTAACAACAAAAGAGCCAGATGATAGCCAAGTAGAAGTTGCTATTGCATCATTTAACGAACTTTTACACACAGAACAAGCGCCTTTGAAAAATGAACCAGAAAACCTTGAATTACTCGAATGA
- the comGB gene encoding competence type IV pilus assembly protein ComGB, with the protein MVFLQKKDWNKDGDFLIRLADLLEKGFPIETAVVYLSITAKQHQKRYLKLNHYLNQGDSLADALHGIAFPLFITAPISYTGEHGYFNHTLKDCGQLLKKRALQQKHLQKTIRYPAFLMFTMIIVLFLLKIFLLPKFNLLFHQLNANNNRTNFFILEQLPIILFTILIITSILIFIFTRKIAKLTPLEQYNYLKRIPVARSMFRIHYSQLLARECGYLLKSGLSIQNIIQIFQRDKAPLLFKEIAQKIQSSLESGLSFSASLKKLPLFEQELTKIIAHGEQNGTLTEELIDYYESSHTRLLEKTERIFAWIQPIAFLIIGILVIATYLSILLPMFSMIEQI; encoded by the coding sequence ATGGTTTTTTTGCAGAAAAAAGATTGGAATAAAGATGGTGATTTTTTGATTAGACTTGCAGATTTACTTGAAAAAGGCTTTCCAATCGAAACTGCCGTTGTTTATTTAAGTATCACCGCAAAACAGCACCAAAAACGTTACCTAAAATTAAATCACTATTTAAATCAAGGAGATTCTTTAGCCGATGCTTTACATGGCATTGCTTTCCCTCTTTTTATTACTGCCCCCATTTCCTATACAGGTGAACACGGCTATTTTAATCACACATTAAAGGATTGTGGACAGCTGTTAAAGAAAAGAGCTCTTCAACAAAAACATTTACAAAAAACCATTCGCTATCCAGCATTTTTAATGTTTACAATGATCATTGTCCTTTTTTTACTAAAAATCTTCCTACTTCCTAAATTCAATCTATTATTTCATCAATTAAATGCGAATAATAATCGTACAAATTTCTTTATTCTAGAACAATTACCAATAATTTTATTTACTATTTTAATAATTACCTCTATTCTTATATTTATATTTACAAGAAAAATAGCTAAGTTAACACCACTTGAACAATATAACTATCTTAAGCGTATCCCTGTAGCTCGCTCAATGTTCCGTATCCATTACTCTCAATTACTAGCACGTGAATGTGGTTATCTGTTAAAAAGTGGTTTATCTATCCAAAATATCATTCAGATTTTCCAAAGAGACAAAGCACCATTATTATTTAAAGAAATTGCTCAAAAGATACAATCCTCATTAGAAAGCGGCTTATCTTTTTCTGCTTCACTAAAAAAGTTGCCTCTTTTCGAACAAGAACTAACAAAAATTATTGCTCATGGTGAACAAAATGGGACGTTAACTGAAGAGCTAATTGATTATTATGAAAGCAGTCACACTCGATTACTCGAAAAAACGGAACGAATTTTTGCTTGGATTCAACCGATTGCCTTTTTGATCATTGGCATTTTAGTTATCGCAACCTATCTTTCCATATTATTACCGATGTTTTCTATGATTGAACAAATTTAA
- the gcvPB gene encoding aminomethyl-transferring glycine dehydrogenase subunit GcvPB — translation MKNSETMKLVFERSVPGRIGFSLPESDVPKINLTSVLAKDYVRSNLAALPELSELEIMRHYTELSNHNFGVDSGFYPLGSCTMKYNPKINEKVARFPGFSHIHPYQPESSVQGAMKLLYDLQTSLIEITGMDEVTLQPAAGAQGEWTGLMLIRAYHTANGDTKRTKVIIPDSAHGTNPASATVAGLDVVTVKSNNHGLVDVEDLKKIVGDDTAALMLTNPNTLGLFEKDIVEIAEIIHEAGGKLYYDGANLNAIMAKVRPGDMGFDVVHLNLHKTFTGPHGGGGPGSGPIGIKKDLIPFLPTPVLTKKEEKYLFDYHYPQSIGRVKPYYGNFGINVRAYTYIRTMGPQGLQKVTEYAVLNANYMMRRLEEAFELPFNQICKHEFVLSGSKQKKLGVRTLDIAKRLLDHNFHPPTVYFPLIVDEAIMIEPTETESKETLDRFIDTMLKIAKETEENPEIVQEAPYHTYVKRLDETKAARHPILRYQK, via the coding sequence ATGAAAAACAGTGAAACGATGAAACTAGTCTTTGAGCGTTCTGTTCCTGGTCGTATTGGTTTTAGTTTGCCAGAATCTGATGTCCCTAAGATTAACTTAACAAGCGTTTTAGCGAAAGATTATGTCCGAAGTAATCTGGCTGCTTTGCCGGAATTAAGCGAGCTTGAAATTATGCGGCACTATACAGAGCTTTCCAATCATAATTTTGGAGTTGATTCAGGCTTTTATCCACTAGGTTCATGTACGATGAAATATAATCCAAAAATCAATGAAAAAGTAGCACGGTTTCCTGGTTTTTCTCATATTCACCCTTACCAGCCGGAAAGTTCTGTTCAAGGAGCAATGAAGCTGCTTTATGATTTGCAAACAAGTTTAATTGAAATTACAGGAATGGATGAAGTAACGCTCCAACCAGCAGCAGGAGCACAAGGTGAATGGACAGGGCTAATGCTAATACGCGCTTATCACACTGCTAATGGTGATACCAAACGAACAAAAGTGATTATACCTGATTCTGCTCACGGGACCAATCCAGCTTCGGCAACGGTTGCAGGATTAGATGTAGTGACCGTTAAATCAAACAATCATGGACTTGTTGATGTTGAAGATTTGAAAAAAATTGTAGGCGACGATACTGCGGCACTTATGTTAACGAACCCTAACACACTAGGATTATTCGAAAAAGACATTGTTGAAATTGCTGAGATCATTCACGAGGCCGGAGGTAAATTATATTATGATGGTGCGAACCTGAATGCAATTATGGCGAAAGTGCGTCCAGGAGATATGGGATTTGATGTTGTACATCTAAATCTACATAAAACATTTACAGGGCCACATGGCGGCGGAGGACCGGGTTCTGGTCCAATTGGGATAAAAAAAGATTTAATTCCCTTTTTACCCACACCTGTTTTAACTAAAAAAGAGGAAAAATATCTCTTTGACTATCATTATCCACAGTCAATTGGACGTGTAAAACCGTATTATGGGAATTTTGGTATTAATGTACGGGCTTACACGTATATCCGTACAATGGGACCACAAGGGTTACAAAAAGTAACGGAATACGCTGTTTTAAATGCTAACTATATGATGCGCCGATTAGAGGAAGCGTTTGAATTGCCATTTAATCAAATATGCAAGCATGAGTTTGTTTTAAGTGGAAGTAAGCAAAAGAAATTAGGCGTTCGAACACTTGATATTGCTAAACGTTTACTTGATCATAATTTTCATCCACCAACTGTTTATTTCCCGCTCATTGTGGATGAGGCCATCATGATTGAGCCAACTGAAACGGAATCAAAAGAAACGCTCGATCGATTTATTGATACAATGCTTAAAATTGCTAAAGAAACAGAGGAAAATCCAGAAATTGTTCAAGAAGCACCTTATCATACTTATGTTAAACGATTGGATGAGACAAAGGCGGCACGTCATCCTATCCTACGTTATCAAAAATAA
- the comGA gene encoding competence type IV pilus ATPase ComGA, translating into MPQQLFSRILTKATNLNASDIHIHPTTKYWIVRLRILNKLHTIMQLPLLEGAKLQSYLKFQASMDICEKRKPQSGQFEKQLNEKTFALRISALPDKLGSESLVIRLFHYQATIPFLNSTIFKASAKKIIACCHNRYGLFLFSGTTGSGKSNSMYSLANELCRNRAKHVITVEDPVEHYSPSFLQVEINEKAGLNYEKVLRAVLRHDPDILIIGEIRDSETAKMAIRAALTGHLVLSTIHASNLNTMITRLTDLGVTRDDLNDALLGISYQQLTDLYCPLCHRNCSIYCTHHPLKQTVLYETANDELLTDCINGQASIHSSIKKQYRKGVAYGFFAEKRLE; encoded by the coding sequence ATGCCCCAACAACTTTTTTCGCGTATTCTCACCAAAGCAACGAATTTAAATGCTTCTGACATCCATATTCATCCAACCACCAAATACTGGATTGTCCGCTTACGAATTCTAAATAAACTTCATACCATTATGCAATTACCTCTACTTGAAGGCGCTAAATTACAATCTTATTTGAAATTCCAAGCATCTATGGATATTTGCGAAAAGCGTAAACCGCAATCTGGACAATTCGAAAAACAATTAAACGAAAAGACATTCGCATTACGTATTTCTGCACTTCCAGACAAATTAGGTTCTGAAAGCTTAGTCATTCGCCTTTTTCATTACCAAGCAACGATTCCTTTTTTAAATAGTACTATTTTTAAAGCAAGCGCCAAAAAAATCATAGCGTGTTGCCATAATCGCTATGGCCTGTTCTTATTTTCAGGAACAACAGGCAGCGGAAAGTCAAACTCAATGTATAGCTTAGCCAATGAACTTTGCCGTAACCGCGCAAAACATGTCATCACTGTTGAAGATCCAGTAGAACACTATTCTCCTTCTTTTTTACAAGTTGAAATCAATGAAAAAGCTGGCTTGAATTATGAGAAGGTCCTTCGTGCTGTCCTGCGACACGACCCTGACATTTTAATCATTGGTGAAATACGTGATTCTGAAACCGCAAAAATGGCCATTCGTGCAGCTCTAACAGGACATTTAGTTCTAAGCACAATCCACGCTTCAAATCTAAACACAATGATTACAAGACTAACAGATCTTGGTGTAACACGTGATGATTTAAATGATGCTTTATTAGGTATAAGCTATCAACAATTAACTGATTTATATTGCCCTTTATGTCACAGAAACTGTTCGATTTATTGCACACATCACCCACTCAAACAAACAGTTTTATATGAAACTGCGAATGATGAGCTTTTAACCGATTGCATCAATGGCCAAGCTTCTATACATTCTTCTATTAAAAAGCAATACAGGAAAGGAGTTGCTTATGGTTTTTTTGCAGAAAAAAGATTGGAATAA
- a CDS encoding Xaa-Pro peptidase family protein, translating into MNKLAKIQKLLAKKQMEAVLVTSEFNRRYVSGFTGTSGMALLLPNNAFFITDFRYTEQATKETEGYEVIKHQGSIFAEVERLLKANDIKELCFEEDYVTVAEFKMMEQAFSTLLKPLSGFFEAMREVKTEAELKAIQTACEIADAAFEHILGFIKVGMTEIEVSNELEFFMRRNGATGSSFDTIVASGYRSALPHGVASNKKIADGDFVTMDYGCYYGGYCSDMTRTIALGEPDAKLKEIYQITLAAELKVIEAIKPGMSGVEADKIARDYITSFGYGEAFGHSLGHGIGLEIHEGPNLSVKSPQMLIPGNVVTDEPGIYLPKIGGVRIEDDLLITETGCSVLTQAPKELIIL; encoded by the coding sequence ATGAATAAGCTAGCAAAAATCCAAAAATTACTTGCGAAAAAGCAGATGGAAGCTGTTTTGGTGACAAGTGAATTTAATCGACGTTATGTTTCTGGTTTTACAGGTACAAGTGGCATGGCGCTCCTTCTTCCAAATAACGCCTTTTTTATAACAGATTTTCGCTATACAGAACAAGCAACGAAAGAGACAGAAGGCTATGAAGTGATTAAGCATCAAGGTTCAATTTTTGCTGAAGTAGAAAGGCTATTAAAAGCAAACGATATAAAAGAGCTTTGTTTTGAAGAAGATTATGTTACAGTAGCTGAATTTAAGATGATGGAGCAAGCTTTTTCTACACTTTTAAAACCATTAAGCGGCTTTTTTGAAGCGATGCGTGAGGTAAAGACGGAAGCTGAGTTAAAAGCTATCCAAACAGCTTGTGAAATTGCTGATGCTGCTTTTGAACATATCTTAGGCTTTATCAAGGTCGGTATGACTGAAATTGAAGTTTCAAATGAATTGGAGTTTTTCATGCGTCGTAATGGGGCAACCGGCTCTTCATTTGATACGATTGTTGCAAGTGGGTACCGCTCTGCTTTACCACATGGGGTAGCTTCGAATAAAAAGATAGCAGATGGTGATTTTGTTACGATGGATTACGGCTGTTATTACGGTGGCTATTGCTCAGATATGACACGTACGATTGCGCTTGGAGAACCTGATGCAAAATTAAAAGAGATTTATCAAATTACTTTAGCTGCTGAGCTTAAAGTGATCGAAGCAATCAAACCAGGAATGAGCGGTGTCGAAGCTGACAAAATTGCCCGGGATTACATTACAAGCTTTGGTTACGGGGAAGCTTTTGGTCATTCGCTTGGCCATGGAATCGGTCTTGAAATTCATGAAGGTCCGAACTTGTCAGTAAAAAGCCCGCAAATGCTTATCCCCGGGAATGTGGTTACCGATGAACCAGGAATTTATTTACCAAAAATTGGTGGCGTGCGAATTGAGGACGATTTATTGATTACAGAGACCGGATGTAGCGTTTTGACGCAGGCTCCAAAAGAATTAATTATCCTTTAA
- the efp gene encoding elongation factor P yields the protein MISVNDFRTGLTIEVDGGIWRVLDFQHVKPGKGAAFVRSKLRNLRTGAIQEKTFRGGEKVAKAQIDNRKMQYLYADGNNHVFMDTESYEQIELPEERIEYELKFLKENMEMNIVMYQGETIGVDLPNTVELEVTATEPGIKGDTSSGGSKPATLETGLVVNVPFFVNEGDKLVINTTDASYVSRA from the coding sequence ATGATTTCAGTAAATGATTTTCGTACTGGGCTTACGATTGAAGTGGATGGAGGCATTTGGCGTGTCCTTGATTTCCAACACGTAAAACCAGGAAAGGGCGCTGCTTTTGTACGTTCAAAATTACGTAATTTGCGTACAGGTGCTATTCAAGAAAAGACCTTCCGCGGTGGTGAAAAGGTAGCCAAAGCACAAATTGATAATCGAAAAATGCAATATTTATACGCTGATGGGAATAATCACGTTTTTATGGATACAGAGTCTTATGAACAAATTGAGCTTCCAGAAGAAAGAATTGAATATGAACTCAAGTTTTTAAAAGAAAACATGGAAATGAATATAGTTATGTATCAAGGTGAAACGATTGGTGTAGATTTACCCAATACGGTGGAACTTGAAGTAACAGCCACTGAGCCTGGCATTAAAGGGGACACATCATCTGGCGGCTCTAAACCAGCAACGCTTGAAACAGGACTTGTTGTTAACGTTCCTTTTTTCGTAAACGAAGGGGATAAACTTGTGATTAATACAACAGATGCTTCTTACGTTTCACGGGCTTAA
- the gcvPA gene encoding aminomethyl-transferring glycine dehydrogenase subunit GcvPA has protein sequence MKYRYLPMTEQDEKEMLAKIGAKSIDDLFSDIPEKIRFKRNYQLKEAAPEPTLLKELAELANKNANTMDHASFLGAGVYSHYIPTIVDHVISRSEFYTAYTPYQPEISQGELQAIFEFQTMIAELTGMDLANSSIYDGGTALAEGAMLASAHVKRKKILVSEGVHPESIHVLKTYASGQHIEVTIVPEKNGTTDQEALANLLDENVAAFVVQYPNFHGQIEPLADFEKLVHDNQSLFIVSSNPLALGILTPPGEFGADIVTGDTQVFGIPESFGGPHCGYFAVTNKLMRKVPGRLVGETTDESGKRGYVLTLQAREQHIRRDKATSNICSNQALNALASSVAMVALGKNGLAEMAQQNIDKAHYAKSRFSESGFNVIFSDAFFNEFVVKLNQSVYEVNQALLEKGFIGGFDLGRYADKYQNHMLVAVTEMRTKEEIDAFVESLEGAK, from the coding sequence ATGAAATATCGTTACTTACCGATGACAGAACAAGATGAAAAAGAAATGTTAGCAAAAATTGGCGCTAAGTCAATTGATGACTTATTTAGCGATATTCCTGAGAAAATACGTTTCAAGCGCAACTATCAGTTAAAAGAAGCAGCGCCTGAACCAACTTTGTTAAAAGAGCTAGCAGAACTTGCAAATAAAAATGCTAATACGATGGATCATGCTTCGTTCTTAGGAGCAGGCGTTTATAGCCATTATATTCCAACGATTGTTGATCACGTAATTTCACGTTCAGAGTTTTATACAGCTTATACTCCTTATCAGCCAGAAATTTCACAAGGGGAACTCCAAGCGATCTTTGAATTTCAGACGATGATTGCTGAGCTTACTGGCATGGATTTAGCAAATTCATCGATATATGACGGGGGAACCGCTCTAGCTGAAGGTGCAATGCTTGCAAGTGCTCATGTAAAACGTAAAAAAATTCTTGTTTCAGAGGGTGTTCACCCAGAATCTATCCATGTATTAAAAACTTATGCGAGCGGCCAGCATATTGAGGTAACCATTGTTCCAGAAAAAAATGGAACGACAGATCAAGAAGCTTTAGCCAATTTACTTGATGAAAATGTTGCAGCTTTTGTTGTTCAATATCCTAATTTTCATGGTCAAATTGAACCGCTTGCTGATTTTGAAAAACTTGTTCATGACAACCAATCACTTTTCATTGTTTCAAGTAATCCACTTGCATTAGGAATCTTAACTCCACCTGGTGAATTTGGTGCTGATATTGTTACAGGGGATACTCAAGTATTTGGGATACCAGAATCATTTGGTGGACCGCATTGTGGTTATTTTGCGGTCACTAATAAATTGATGCGTAAAGTGCCAGGGAGACTTGTTGGTGAAACAACGGATGAATCCGGTAAACGAGGCTATGTTTTGACACTTCAAGCACGTGAGCAACACATTCGCCGGGATAAAGCTACATCAAATATTTGCTCCAATCAGGCATTAAACGCTTTAGCATCTTCTGTTGCTATGGTAGCACTTGGCAAAAATGGTTTAGCCGAAATGGCACAACAAAATATTGATAAAGCGCATTATGCTAAATCGCGTTTTAGCGAAAGCGGTTTTAACGTCATATTTTCAGATGCTTTCTTTAACGAATTTGTTGTGAAATTAAATCAATCCGTTTATGAAGTCAATCAAGCGCTGTTAGAAAAAGGTTTTATTGGAGGTTTTGATTTAGGACGTTATGCGGATAAATATCAAAATCATATGTTAGTCGCTGTAACGGAGATGCGGACAAAAGAAGAAATTGATGCTTTTGTTGAAAGTTTGGAGGGAGCAAAATGA
- the comGC gene encoding competence type IV pilus major pilin ComGC yields MFKLNWRDSEAFTLIEMLIVLLVVSILLLLTIPNVVKQSKNINNKGCDAFISLVEGQVQAYQLEFNQIPSLNELISKGFLKADQKSCPNGKNIQIDADGHVQES; encoded by the coding sequence ATGTTTAAACTTAATTGGCGTGATTCTGAAGCGTTTACCTTGATTGAGATGTTAATTGTTTTACTTGTTGTCAGTATTCTACTCCTTTTAACCATCCCAAATGTTGTCAAACAAAGTAAGAATATTAATAATAAAGGTTGCGATGCGTTTATTTCACTAGTAGAAGGACAAGTTCAAGCATATCAACTTGAATTTAATCAAATTCCCTCGCTAAATGAATTAATCAGTAAAGGTTTTTTAAAAGCAGACCAGAAATCATGTCCCAATGGAAAAAACATCCAAATTGATGCTGATGGCCATGTTCAAGAAAGTTAA
- the gcvT gene encoding glycine cleavage system aminomethyltransferase GcvT, with the protein MGELKKTPLHSVYAKYGAKTIDFGGWDLPVQFAGIKAEHEAVRTDVGVFDVSHMGEITVKGSGSEAYLQKMLSNDLTKLSDGRAQYNIMCYEDGGAVDDLVVYRKGEHDYLLVVNAANIEKDYSWLKEHETEDVAVENVSKEYGQLALQGPNAEKILSDLTNADLSAISFFGFVTDVEVAGVKALISRSGYTGEDGFEIYTKSEDTEKVFESLMEKNVPPIGLGARDTLRFEANLALYGQELTKEITPLEAGLNFAVKLKKEANFIGKKALSKQKEQGVPRKLVGIELIDRGIPRHGYAVYAGEQEIGEITSGTQSPTLGKSLGLALIKTDYAEVGTKVQVLVRNKKLEAIVVKTPFYKRSK; encoded by the coding sequence ATGGGAGAATTAAAAAAAACACCGCTTCACTCTGTATATGCTAAGTACGGAGCAAAGACAATCGATTTTGGAGGATGGGATCTTCCTGTGCAATTTGCTGGAATTAAAGCAGAGCACGAAGCTGTTCGTACAGATGTAGGCGTTTTTGATGTTTCACATATGGGTGAGATTACTGTGAAGGGATCCGGAAGTGAAGCTTATTTACAGAAAATGCTATCGAATGATCTGACAAAATTAAGCGATGGACGTGCTCAATATAACATCATGTGCTACGAAGATGGTGGTGCAGTAGATGATTTAGTTGTTTATCGCAAGGGTGAGCATGATTATTTACTTGTTGTCAATGCGGCTAATATTGAAAAAGATTACAGCTGGCTAAAAGAGCATGAAACGGAAGATGTCGCTGTTGAAAACGTTTCAAAAGAATATGGTCAACTTGCTTTACAAGGACCTAATGCTGAAAAAATTTTATCGGACTTAACAAATGCCGATTTAAGCGCTATTTCTTTTTTCGGTTTTGTAACCGACGTAGAAGTTGCAGGTGTAAAAGCGTTAATCTCTCGAAGTGGCTACACTGGTGAAGATGGTTTTGAGATCTATACAAAAAGCGAAGACACTGAAAAAGTATTTGAATCACTTATGGAAAAAAATGTACCACCAATTGGGCTTGGTGCACGTGATACACTTCGATTTGAAGCAAATCTTGCACTTTACGGGCAAGAATTAACAAAAGAAATTACACCACTTGAAGCGGGGCTAAATTTTGCAGTCAAATTAAAAAAAGAAGCTAATTTTATTGGAAAAAAAGCTTTGTCAAAACAAAAAGAGCAAGGTGTACCACGCAAATTAGTTGGCATTGAACTCATTGATCGTGGCATACCGCGACATGGATATGCAGTTTATGCAGGCGAACAAGAAATAGGAGAAATAACGTCTGGAACGCAATCACCAACACTTGGGAAAAGCCTTGGTTTGGCGCTAATAAAGACGGACTATGCTGAAGTAGGAACAAAAGTACAAGTGCTTGTTCGAAATAAAAAACTAGAAGCTATAGTTGTTAAGACACCCTTTTACAAGCGTTCTAAATAA
- a CDS encoding rhodanese-like domain-containing protein — translation MASWIVAIIILLILLGYEIYKLIMRKKALTVLTEEQFKEGYRKAQLIDVREPNEFNSGHILGARNIPVTQLKQRAAEIRKDLPVYLYCQSAQRSNRAAIMLYKRGYTHLYQLKGGFRKWTGKTKAKK, via the coding sequence TTGGCTAGTTGGATTGTTGCAATTATCATTTTACTAATTTTATTAGGATATGAGATTTATAAACTGATTATGCGAAAAAAAGCATTAACTGTTTTAACAGAGGAGCAGTTCAAAGAAGGTTATCGTAAAGCGCAATTAATTGATGTTCGTGAACCAAATGAATTTAATAGCGGACACATTCTTGGAGCTAGAAACATTCCTGTTACTCAGCTAAAGCAGCGGGCAGCTGAAATTAGAAAAGACTTACCTGTATACTTATATTGTCAATCTGCTCAAAGAAGTAATCGAGCAGCCATTATGTTATATAAGCGCGGATACACCCATTTATATCAATTAAAAGGTGGCTTCCGCAAATGGACAGGCAAAACAAAAGCAAAAAAATAA